One part of the Phragmites australis chromosome 3, lpPhrAust1.1, whole genome shotgun sequence genome encodes these proteins:
- the LOC133911579 gene encoding UDP-glycosyltransferase 92A1-like, translating into MGHELEHGERGAGHLLLFPFLAQGHLIPFFNLAKRIESLGQRGSRGRRRSLTITIVSTTRNVANLRRAVPAGSSIRFAELRFSPSDHSLPPDAESSDAIPLQDFPAFYFATEALRSPFERLVTELAGREGCKNVCVLADIFLGWTAESARALGVQHRVFLTSGAYASAITFALWLRPPIFPRPANLDDEQTLLDFPDVRVRYVQFLNVVVTEDKASNPMMAYLCRMLDLHFRNSGGLVINTAEEIESKGLHHIGKLSGLPTFAVGPLIGDRTHSDTPPDGDVCIKFLDSKPPASVLYVSFGSQNTIPASQMMELARGLEDSGRPFIWVVRAPVEFDGEKEFRAEWLPDGFEKRVAAAAQGVVVRRWAPQVGILAHASTGAFLSHCGWNSVLESLWHGVPVVGWPLMSDQLFDSRMLEELGIGVEVASGRMYGGLDKGWEHVRDVVETVLGDGEKARSMRRKAAELKELARAAVKADGEVKGSSVLAMERLLGNAFG; encoded by the coding sequence ATGGGTCACGAGCTGGAGCATGGCGAGCGCGgcgccggccacctcctcctcttccccttcctCGCGCAAGGCCACCTCATCCCTTTCTTCAACCTGGCCAAGCGAATTGAGAGCCTCGGGCAGCGTGGCAGCCGCGGCCGACGTCGCTCTCTCACGATCACCATCGTCAGCACGACTCGCAACGTCGCCAACCTCCGGCGCGCGGTGCCGGCCGGATCGTCCATCCGCTTCGCCGAGCTGCGGTTCTCACCGTCGGACCATAGCTTGCCACCCGACGCCGAGAGCAGCGACGCAATCCCCCTCCAAGACTTCCCGGCCTTCTACTTCGCGACCGAGGCGCTCCGGTCGCCGTTCGAGAGGCTCGTGACGGAGCTCGCGGGGAGAGAAGGATGCAAGAACGTGTGCGTCCTCGCGGACATCTTCCTGGGATGGACGGCCGAGAGCGCCCGCGCGCTCGGTGTCCAGCACCGCGTGTTCCTCACCTCCGGCGCTTACGCCTCTGCCATCACCTTCGCTCTCTGGCTCCGCCCGCCGATTTTCCCGCGCCCCGCCAACCTCGACGACGAGCAGACGCTGCTCGACTTCCCCGACGTGCGCGTCCGGTACGTGCAGTTCCTGAACGTGGTCGTCACGGAGGACAAGGCCTCGAACCCCATGATGGCGTATCTGTGCCGGATGCTTGACCTCCACTTCCGCAACTCCGGCGGTCTCGTCATCAACACAGCCGAAGAGATCGAGTCGAAAGGTCTTCATCACATCGGGAAGCTCTCCGGGCTGCCGACGTTCGCCGTTGGTCCCCTCATCGGCGATCGAACACATTCCGACACCCCTCCAGATGGAGACGTCTGCATCAAGTTCCTGGACTCCAAGCCGCCGGCGTCCGTCCTGTACGTGTCGTTCGGGTCGCAGAACACGATCCCAGCATCGCAGATGATGGAGCTGGCGCGGGGCCTGGAGGACAGCGGGCGGCCGTTCATATGGGTGGTGCGTGCGCCGGTGGAGTTCGACGGGGAGAAAGAGTTCCGCGCCGAGTGGCTGCCAGACGGCTTCGAGAAGCGCGTCGCGGCCGCGGCGCAGGGCGTAGTGGTGCGGCGGTGGGCACCGCAGGTGGGCATCCTGGCTCACGCGTCCACGGGCGCGTTCCTGAGCCACTGCGGGTGGAACTCGGTGCTTGAGAGCCTGTGGCACGGCGTGCCGGTGGTGGGCTGGCCGCTCATGTCCGACCAGCTGTTCGACTCTCGCATGCTGGAGGAGCTGGGCATCGGCGTGGAGGTGGCGTCCGGGAGGATGTACGGAGGGCTGGACAAGGGGTGGGAGCACGTCAGGGACGTCGTGGAGACGGTGCTCGGGGACGGCGAGAAGGCGAGGAGCATGCGGAGGAAGGCGGCGGAGCTTAAGGAGTTGGCGCGCGCAGCTGTCAAGGCGGACGGCGAAGTGAAGGGCTCGTCCGTGCTTGCTATGGAGCGCCTCCTTGGCAATGCCTTCGGCTGA
- the LOC133911580 gene encoding uncharacterized protein LOC133911580 isoform X2, whose product MEELSRDAASLAPEPRRQAEEGWSPREAEAFVDAVEGASTASVSPVAWREGEGEVAAGASPSKWRSQGYGAAAAEEVESYESPSGSSSGCAAMDGDESPSVSELREEPGRVDTGSAASPSEQSARAAEEHENPMAPTGVGSPSREEPRSRILSAPSSPALSGTSTSSSALSQIKQQARHVRTGSFQRFRKQMQRAWKWGPIGGGGVGERSPREQFLRTTVNIEAMANQKRQWYQIHSKAQDHKQYKEPTSLFEHFFVVGLHSYANVGVIEDAFAKKKAWESNVACSEIVDLRKIQYHGPIPTMEPQILFKYPPGKRVEIRETDLPSFCFPEGVKARLIERTPSMSDLNEVIFGQEHLCRDDLSFIFSLKVSDNAPLYGVCLHVQEIVQKAPGILGAVSPLKTTSYKPSRFLVSAPRCYCLLTRVPFFELHYEMLNSIIAQERLDRITQFASEIALSEPVPRSMKEEDGVNGDFVSSYGLPYNDWTEYAVPVNSISGLISSSGIPSERDISSYLFRSWEPNSPESISASEISDSSYVRELDKEGRHSFQQSDDCISDNLESRCDSFGRASCIYDNGHTSPDLLSTHSPISKRLERAQSVESLESSVKGAGSDEEDEVFVKHEVIVDDEKIIGWAKVHNNEPLQIVCGYHAIPLPLRGGEIVFRPLDHLQPVKYSRPGLSMLGFGETVLDNGLTLSETNEVNALLVAAEEALALSTWTTATVCRALSLENVLGLFAGVLLEKQIVVVCPNLGVLSSIVLSIIPMIRPFQWQSLLLPVLPRKLIDFLDAPVPFIVKAYSLPQLPRYKELVSNLSPIHARLSCENALAKRHPIYKCSEVQAEAAWQFLNVMRSYLESLCSDLRFHTITNVQSNNDRVSLLLKDSFIDSFPVKDRPFIKHYGGSADARTNRRSALDIFYGLALAEALLFLVEKALWQWRVGHRRLLERVAKECHLATASGAVAVRRFFYDSYSRCLNGSIFDGLHMDLVSYADDLLTAGSHDEQRLGASILVALVESDRFADATLRKIGTSAPTIERLIEMLSWKNASEKDVRRSAAVVVSMLTGRKLNALRVTGIPGAIESVASLLYAGLDELNLLGLSILNKLAHDHDNCDKIGKTRGLLDKIISYSSIANGPATAPTDMRLKAVKQSLLVVKRLASTTGTTGKLLRRELSDIVFTVSNVREVLQQRDGKGRSELHQLAIEILTNLAMDEEAREMIGGTGGVVSELVAMFLPEKDAGGDQQADAVRVEAGEALAMLALDSRRNCGEIITACGGGVERLVEALSDPVVIIAAARILRNLCTYAGEEWQLSLRGVTTGATKVLRNIMVEKTKLLNISLGLAAQMLRFMQPGELRASLAAASVTDTALARTLVQVLREYSHPSMVVPRIRLYTLELAIAMMRSDARLVALFVELGMEGELRRVAGTTSVLECFNVFSGSVGLSRRAVSVCSLVESAVELMRQG is encoded by the exons ATGGAGGAGCTCTCCCGCGACGCCGCCTCGCTAGCACCGGAGCCGCGCAGGCAGGCGGAGGAGGGTTGGTCGCCGCGTGAGGCGGAGGCGTTCGTGGACGCAGTGGAGGGGGCGTCGACAGCCTCGGTGTCGCCTGTGGCCTGgcgcgagggcgagggcgaggtCGCCGCGGGGGCTTCGCCGTCAAAGTGGAGATCGCAGGGCTACGGGGCGGCGGCCGCGGAGGAAGTGGAAAGCTATGAGTCGCCGTCGGGTTCATCGTCGGGGTGCGCAGCGATGGACGGGGATGAGTCTCCGTCGGTTTCTGAATTGCGAGAGGAGCCGGGGAGGGTGGATACAGGAAGCGCCGCGTCGCCGTCGGAGCAGAGCGCGAGGGCAGCGGAGGAGCACGAGAATCCGATGGCCCCGACAGGGGTAGGATCGCCATCGAGGGAGGAGCCGAGGTCGAGGATACTGTCAGCGCCATCGTCCCCGGCGCTCTCAGGCACGTCGACGTCGTCGTCGGCGTTGTCGCAGATCAAGCAGCAGGCGCGGCACGTGCGGACCGGCAGCTTCCAGCGATTCCGGAAGCAGATGCAGCGCGCGTGGAAGTGGGGGCCCATTGGAGGTGGAGGAGTTGGCGAAAGGAGCCCCAGGGAGCAGTTTCTGCGGACGACTGTTAACATTGAGGCCATGGCGAATCAGAAGCGGCAGTGGTATCAAATCCACTCCAAGGCGCAG GATCATAAGCAATATAAGGAACCAACTTCGCTCTTTGAACATTTTTTCGTAGTTGGTCTCCACTCATATGCAAACGTTGGAGTTATTGAGGATGCGTTTGCAAAAAAGAAAGCTTGGGAATCTAATGTAGCATGTTCGGAGATAGTAGATCTTAGAAAAATCCAGTATCATGGACCTATACCAACGATGGAACCCCAG ATTCTTTTCAAGTATCCACCTGGAAAGAGAGTGGAAATTAGGGAGACTGATTTGCCCTCGTTCTGTTTCCCTGAAGGTGTAAAG GCTCGTTTAATAGAGAGGACTCCATCCATGAGTGATCTGAATGAAGTAATATTTGGGCAG GAACATCTGTGTCGAGATGATCTGTCCTTCATCTTCTCCCTTAAG GTGTCAGACAATGCACCACTGTATGGTGTTTGTCTGCATGTCCAGGAAATAGTTCAAAAGGCACCAGGTATACTAGGTGCAGTCTCACCCCTAAAGACTACATCCTACAAGCCAAGTCGTTTCTTGGTTTCTGCGCCTCGTTGTTACTGTCTACTCACAAGGGTACCCTTTTTTGAGCTACACTATGAGATGTTAAACAG CATAATTGCACAGGAGAGGCTTGACAGGATAACACAGTTTGCTAGTGAAATTGCTCTATCTGAGCCTGTTCCTCGTTCCATGAAAGAAGAAGATGGGGTAAATGGGGATTTTGTTTCCTCATATGGGCTTCCATACAATGACTGGACAGAATATGCTGTGCCCGTCAACAGTATATCAGGTCTCATTTCTTCATCCGGAATTCCATCAGAAAGAGACATATCTTCGTATTTGTTCAGGAGCTGGGAACCTAATTCTCCTGAAAGTATATCTGCTAGTGAGATTTCAGATTCTAGTTATGTAAGAGAACTTGACAAGGAAGGGAGGCATAGTTTCCAGCAATCTGATGACTGTATATCAGATAACTTGGAATCCCGTTGTGATAGCTTTGGGAGAGCAAGTTGTATCTATGATAATGGACATACTTCCCCAGATCTTCTGTCCACACATTCTCCTATCTCTAAAAGATTAGAGCGTGCACAAAGCGTGGAGTCTTTAGAGAG TTCAGTCAAAGGTGCTGggtcagatgaagaagatgaagtatTTGTGAAGCATGAAGTGATTGTTGATGATGAAAAGATTATAGGATGGGCTAAG GTACACAATAATGAACCGCTACAAATAGTTTGTGGTTACCATGCTATTCCTCTGCCACTTCGTGGCGGTGAAATTGTTTTCCGCCCTCTTGATCATCTTCAGCCTGTGAAATACTCCCGGCCTGGATTATCGATGTTGGGTTTTGGAGAGACAGTTTTGGACAATGGTTTGACTTTGTCAGAAACAAATGAG GTCAATGCTCTTTTGGTGGCTGccgaagaagctcttgcattgTCGACATGGACTACAGCTACAGTTTGCCGTGCTTTGTCTCTGGAAAAC GTGCTAGGATTATTCGCTGGAGTTCTGCTGGAGAAGCAAATTGTGGTAGTATGCCCGAATCTG GGTGTCCTTTCATCCATTGTTTTGTCAATTATACCAATGATCAGGCCATTCCAGTGGCAAAGTTTGTTGCTTCCA GTTCTACCGAGAAAATTGATTGATTTTCTTGATGCTCCCGTACCTTTCATT GTCAAGGCATATTCATTGCCTCAACTTCCACGTTACAAGGAGCTTGTTTCTAACCTCAGTCCAATTCATGCTAGACTTTCGTGTGAGAATGCTTTGGCTAAGAGACATCCCATTTATAAATGCAGTGAAGTTCAG GCTGAGGCTGCTTGGCAGTTCTTAAATGTAATGAGATCCTACTTGGAATCACTTTGTTCTGACTTGCGCTTTCATACCATCACAAATGTACAGTCAAACAATGACAGG GTATCTTTGCTTCTGAAAGACAGTTTCATTGATTCCTTTCCCGTCAAGGATCGACCATTTATAAAG CATTATGGCGGCAGCGCTGACGCCCGCACCAATCGGCGCTCCGCCCTCGACATATTCTATGGGCTCGCGCTCGCCGAGGCGCTGCTGTTCCTCGTCGAGAAGGCGCTGTGGCAGTGGAGGGTGGGCCACCGCCGCCTGCTCGAGCGCGTCGCCAAGGAGTGCCACCTCGCCACCGCGAGCGGCGCGGTGGCCGTCCGCCGCTTCTTCTACGACTCCTATTCGCGGTGCCTGAACGGCAGCATCTTCGACGGTCTGCACATGGACCTAGTGTCCTACGCCGATGACCTGCTCACGGCGGGCTCCCACGACGAGCAGCGCCTCGGCGCCAGCATCCTCGTCGCGCTCGTTGAGTCCGACCGCTTCGCCGACGCCACGCTCCGCAAGATCGGCACGTCCGCGCCCACCATCGAGCGGCTCATCGAGATGCTCAGCTGGAAGAACGCGTCGGAGAAGGACGTGCGCCGCTCTGCCGCGGTAGTCGTTTCCATGCTCACCGGGAGGAAGCTCAACGCGCTCCGCGTCACCGGCATCCCCGGCGCGATCGAGTCTGTCGCCTCGTTGCTGTACGCAGGCCTCGACGAGCTCAACCTCCTCGGCCTGTCCATCCTCAACAAGCTGGCGCACGACCACGACAACTGCGACAAGATCGGCAAAACCAGGGGCCTTCTCGACAAGATCATCTCGTACTCGAGCATCGCAAACGGACCGGCGACGGCGCCGACAGACATGCGACTCAAGGCGGTGAAGCAATCACTCCTTGTGGTGAAGAGGCTCGCGAGCACGACGGGGACCACCGGGAAACTTCTCCGGAGGGAGCTCTCCGACATCGTGTTCACGGTGAGCAACGTCAGGGAGGTGCTGCAGCAGCGCGACGGCAAGGGCCGGTCTGAGCTGCACCAGCTGGCAATTGAGATATTGACGAACCTCGCCATGGACGAGGAGGCGAGGGAGATGATTGGCGGGACGGGGGGCGTGGTCAGCGAGCTGGTGGCGATGTTCTTACCGGAAAAGGATGCGGGGGGCGACCAGCAGGCCGACGCGGTCCGGGTGGAGGCCGGAGAGGCGCTGGCGATGCTGGCACTTGACAGCCGGAGGAACTGCGGCGAGATCATAACGGCGTGCGGCGGAGGGGTGGAGCGACTCGTCGAGGCACTGAGTGATCCCGTCGTCATCATCGCCGCCGCACGGATCCTACGCAACCTGTGCACCTACGCCGGTGAAGAGTGGCAGCTTTCACTCCGAGGAGTCACCACCGGCGCCACCAAG GTGCTGCGTAATATCATGGTCGAGAAGACGAAGCTCCTCAATATCTCCCTCGGCCTCGCCGCGCAGATGCTCCGGTTCATGCAACCCGGAGAGCTCCGCGCGAGCCTCGCCGCGGCCAGCGTCACGGACACGGCGTTGGCGCGGACGCTGGTGCAGGTCCTGCGGGAGTACAGCCACCCGTCCATGGTCGTGCCACGCATCCGGCTGTACACCCTCGAGCTCGCCATCGCGATGATGCGGTCGGACGCGCGGCTCGTGGCGCTCTTCGTGGAGCTGGGGATGGAGGGCGAGCTGAGGCGCGTCGCGGGCACCACATCCGTGCTCGAGTGCTTCAACGTGTTCTCCGGCAGCGTCGGGCTCAGCCGCCGCGCCGTCAGCGTCTGCTCGCTCGTCGAGTCCGCCGTGGAGCTGATGAGGCAGGGCTGA
- the LOC133911580 gene encoding uncharacterized protein LOC133911580 isoform X1 produces the protein MEELSRDAASLAPEPRRQAEEGWSPREAEAFVDAVEGASTASVSPVAWREGEGEVAAGASPSKWRSQGYGAAAAEEVESYESPSGSSSGCAAMDGDESPSVSELREEPGRVDTGSAASPSEQSARAAEEHENPMAPTGVGSPSREEPRSRILSAPSSPALSGTSTSSSALSQIKQQARHVRTGSFQRFRKQMQRAWKWGPIGGGGVGERSPREQFLRTTVNIEAMANQKRQWYQIHSKAQDHKQYKEPTSLFEHFFVVGLHSYANVGVIEDAFAKKKAWESNVACSEIVDLRKIQYHGPIPTMEPQILFKYPPGKRVEIRETDLPSFCFPEGVKARLIERTPSMSDLNEVIFGQEHLCRDDLSFIFSLKVSDNAPLYGVCLHVQEIVQKAPGILGAVSPLKTTSYKPSRFLVSAPRCYCLLTRVPFFELHYEMLNSIIAQERLDRITQFASEIALSEPVPRSMKEEDGVNGDFVSSYGLPYNDWTEYAVPVNSISGLISSSGIPSERDISSYLFRSWEPNSPESISASEISDSSYVRELDKEGRHSFQQSDDCISDNLESRCDSFGRASCIYDNGHTSPDLLSTHSPISKRLERAQSVESLESSVKGAGSDEEDEVFVKHEVIVDDEKIIGWAKVHNNEPLQIVCGYHAIPLPLRGGEIVFRPLDHLQPVKYSRPGLSMLGFGETVLDNGLTLSETNEVNALLVAAEEALALSTWTTATVCRALSLENVLGLFAGVLLEKQIVVVCPNLGVLSSIVLSIIPMIRPFQWQSLLLPVLPRKLIDFLDAPVPFIAGVQHKPPDIKIKGSSLVRINVQKDQVKAYSLPQLPRYKELVSNLSPIHARLSCENALAKRHPIYKCSEVQAEAAWQFLNVMRSYLESLCSDLRFHTITNVQSNNDRVSLLLKDSFIDSFPVKDRPFIKLFVETQMFSVLSDSRLSRFENEQT, from the exons ATGGAGGAGCTCTCCCGCGACGCCGCCTCGCTAGCACCGGAGCCGCGCAGGCAGGCGGAGGAGGGTTGGTCGCCGCGTGAGGCGGAGGCGTTCGTGGACGCAGTGGAGGGGGCGTCGACAGCCTCGGTGTCGCCTGTGGCCTGgcgcgagggcgagggcgaggtCGCCGCGGGGGCTTCGCCGTCAAAGTGGAGATCGCAGGGCTACGGGGCGGCGGCCGCGGAGGAAGTGGAAAGCTATGAGTCGCCGTCGGGTTCATCGTCGGGGTGCGCAGCGATGGACGGGGATGAGTCTCCGTCGGTTTCTGAATTGCGAGAGGAGCCGGGGAGGGTGGATACAGGAAGCGCCGCGTCGCCGTCGGAGCAGAGCGCGAGGGCAGCGGAGGAGCACGAGAATCCGATGGCCCCGACAGGGGTAGGATCGCCATCGAGGGAGGAGCCGAGGTCGAGGATACTGTCAGCGCCATCGTCCCCGGCGCTCTCAGGCACGTCGACGTCGTCGTCGGCGTTGTCGCAGATCAAGCAGCAGGCGCGGCACGTGCGGACCGGCAGCTTCCAGCGATTCCGGAAGCAGATGCAGCGCGCGTGGAAGTGGGGGCCCATTGGAGGTGGAGGAGTTGGCGAAAGGAGCCCCAGGGAGCAGTTTCTGCGGACGACTGTTAACATTGAGGCCATGGCGAATCAGAAGCGGCAGTGGTATCAAATCCACTCCAAGGCGCAG GATCATAAGCAATATAAGGAACCAACTTCGCTCTTTGAACATTTTTTCGTAGTTGGTCTCCACTCATATGCAAACGTTGGAGTTATTGAGGATGCGTTTGCAAAAAAGAAAGCTTGGGAATCTAATGTAGCATGTTCGGAGATAGTAGATCTTAGAAAAATCCAGTATCATGGACCTATACCAACGATGGAACCCCAG ATTCTTTTCAAGTATCCACCTGGAAAGAGAGTGGAAATTAGGGAGACTGATTTGCCCTCGTTCTGTTTCCCTGAAGGTGTAAAG GCTCGTTTAATAGAGAGGACTCCATCCATGAGTGATCTGAATGAAGTAATATTTGGGCAG GAACATCTGTGTCGAGATGATCTGTCCTTCATCTTCTCCCTTAAG GTGTCAGACAATGCACCACTGTATGGTGTTTGTCTGCATGTCCAGGAAATAGTTCAAAAGGCACCAGGTATACTAGGTGCAGTCTCACCCCTAAAGACTACATCCTACAAGCCAAGTCGTTTCTTGGTTTCTGCGCCTCGTTGTTACTGTCTACTCACAAGGGTACCCTTTTTTGAGCTACACTATGAGATGTTAAACAG CATAATTGCACAGGAGAGGCTTGACAGGATAACACAGTTTGCTAGTGAAATTGCTCTATCTGAGCCTGTTCCTCGTTCCATGAAAGAAGAAGATGGGGTAAATGGGGATTTTGTTTCCTCATATGGGCTTCCATACAATGACTGGACAGAATATGCTGTGCCCGTCAACAGTATATCAGGTCTCATTTCTTCATCCGGAATTCCATCAGAAAGAGACATATCTTCGTATTTGTTCAGGAGCTGGGAACCTAATTCTCCTGAAAGTATATCTGCTAGTGAGATTTCAGATTCTAGTTATGTAAGAGAACTTGACAAGGAAGGGAGGCATAGTTTCCAGCAATCTGATGACTGTATATCAGATAACTTGGAATCCCGTTGTGATAGCTTTGGGAGAGCAAGTTGTATCTATGATAATGGACATACTTCCCCAGATCTTCTGTCCACACATTCTCCTATCTCTAAAAGATTAGAGCGTGCACAAAGCGTGGAGTCTTTAGAGAG TTCAGTCAAAGGTGCTGggtcagatgaagaagatgaagtatTTGTGAAGCATGAAGTGATTGTTGATGATGAAAAGATTATAGGATGGGCTAAG GTACACAATAATGAACCGCTACAAATAGTTTGTGGTTACCATGCTATTCCTCTGCCACTTCGTGGCGGTGAAATTGTTTTCCGCCCTCTTGATCATCTTCAGCCTGTGAAATACTCCCGGCCTGGATTATCGATGTTGGGTTTTGGAGAGACAGTTTTGGACAATGGTTTGACTTTGTCAGAAACAAATGAG GTCAATGCTCTTTTGGTGGCTGccgaagaagctcttgcattgTCGACATGGACTACAGCTACAGTTTGCCGTGCTTTGTCTCTGGAAAAC GTGCTAGGATTATTCGCTGGAGTTCTGCTGGAGAAGCAAATTGTGGTAGTATGCCCGAATCTG GGTGTCCTTTCATCCATTGTTTTGTCAATTATACCAATGATCAGGCCATTCCAGTGGCAAAGTTTGTTGCTTCCA GTTCTACCGAGAAAATTGATTGATTTTCTTGATGCTCCCGTACCTTTCATT GCTGGTGTCCAACATAAACCCCCTGATATCAAGATAAAAGGATCTAGTCTTGTCAGAATCAATGTACAGAAAGATCAG GTCAAGGCATATTCATTGCCTCAACTTCCACGTTACAAGGAGCTTGTTTCTAACCTCAGTCCAATTCATGCTAGACTTTCGTGTGAGAATGCTTTGGCTAAGAGACATCCCATTTATAAATGCAGTGAAGTTCAG GCTGAGGCTGCTTGGCAGTTCTTAAATGTAATGAGATCCTACTTGGAATCACTTTGTTCTGACTTGCGCTTTCATACCATCACAAATGTACAGTCAAACAATGACAGG GTATCTTTGCTTCTGAAAGACAGTTTCATTGATTCCTTTCCCGTCAAGGATCGACCATTTATAAAG CTTTTTGTGGAGACGCAGATGTTCTCGGTTCTATCAGATTCTCGACTTTCCAGATTTGAAAATGAACAAACATAA
- the LOC133911582 gene encoding uncharacterized protein LOC133911582 translates to MAVPGARNGLMDDDDDIAEHAEAFGGASDDEEVPPHLRALADAAQSGDVEALRAALDNHGGSIDVPVEDGDTLLHLACLYGHLPCVQLLLEHGASLECKDEEGAIPLHDACAGGFTEIAQYILNFAANKDDCIVRMLNTVDSEGDTPLHHAARGEHLDVVKLLLKAGACPKKENSYGQTPADMADQDTEVRTLLTAKQIEASTHMSDD, encoded by the exons ATGGCAGTCCCCGGCGCCCGCAACGGCCTcatggacgacgacgacgacatcgCTGAGCACGCTGAGGCCTTCGGCGGCGCTTCCGATGACGAGGAGGTGCCTCCCCACCTTCGCGCACTCGCCGATGCCGCCCAGTCCGGCGATGTCGAGGCCCTACGCGCCGCCCTCG ATAATCATGGTGGCAGCATTGATGTTCCAGTGGAAGATGGTGATACTTTGCTTCACCTGGCATGCTTATATGGTCATCTCCCTTGTGTGCAG CTACTGTTGGAACATGGAGCTAGCTTGGAATGCAAAGATGAAGAAGGAGCAATTCCTCTTCACGATGCTTGTGCTGGAG GCTTCACCGAGATAGCCCAATATATTCTCAATTTTGCTGCTAACAAGGATGATTGCATAGTGCGAATGCTCAACACCGTTGATTCTGAAGGCGATACC CCTCTCCATCATGCTGCTAGAGGGGAACATTTGGATGTTGTCAAGCTTTTGCTCAAGGCTGGGGCATGTCCCAAGAAGGAGAACTCTTATGGGCAGACACCCGCCGATATGGCTGACCAAGACACCGAAGTCCGAACTCTGTTGACTGCCAAACAAATTGAGGCAAGCACACACATGAGTGATGATTAA